A single region of the Pseudomonas solani genome encodes:
- a CDS encoding class I SAM-dependent DNA methyltransferase, with amino-acid sequence MSSNALYTDLSSYYDLMCADIDYQAQSHCVRRLHQLFGTPGRRHLDLACGTGPHVRHFLDFGYRSAGLDINQPMLDLAQQRCPDAQFSCQDMASFRVDEPQDLITCFLYSIHYNPGLEQLRACLASVHAALAEGGVFCFNTVDKGQIDNRSFVRHSAEHDGSRFSFGSGWYYSGEGERQALRLSIEKTTAGITQSWQDEHPMVALTFAELQQLLQPHFEVQVFEHDYERITPWAGTSGNALFVCVKR; translated from the coding sequence ATGTCCTCCAACGCGCTGTACACCGACCTGTCCTCCTACTACGACCTGATGTGCGCCGACATCGACTACCAGGCGCAAAGCCACTGCGTGCGCCGCCTGCACCAACTGTTCGGCACCCCGGGGCGTCGTCACCTGGACCTGGCCTGTGGCACCGGCCCGCATGTGCGTCACTTCCTCGATTTCGGATATCGCAGCGCCGGCTTGGACATCAACCAACCCATGCTCGACCTCGCCCAGCAGCGCTGCCCGGACGCGCAGTTCAGCTGCCAGGACATGGCCAGCTTCCGCGTCGACGAGCCCCAGGACCTGATCACCTGCTTCCTCTACTCCATCCACTACAACCCCGGGCTGGAGCAGCTGCGCGCCTGCCTGGCCAGCGTCCACGCCGCGCTGGCGGAGGGCGGCGTGTTCTGCTTCAACACGGTGGACAAGGGGCAGATCGACAACCGCTCCTTCGTGCGCCACAGCGCGGAGCACGACGGCAGCCGGTTCAGCTTCGGCTCCGGCTGGTACTACAGCGGCGAAGGCGAGCGCCAGGCACTGCGCCTGAGCATCGAGAAAACCACCGCCGGCATCACCCAGAGCTGGCAGGACGAACACCCCATGGTCGCCCTGACCTTCGCCGAGCTGCAGCAGTTGTTGCAGCCGCACTTCGAGGTGCAGGTGTTCGAGCACGACTACGAGCGGATCACCCCCTGGGCTGGCACCTCCGGCAATGCCCTGTTCGTCTGCGTGAAGCGCTGA
- a CDS encoding DUF6794 domain-containing protein, producing the protein MKRLLLLFLFLSTPVVAEDEQVLGPDKWPTTVQATVADILASMTPEDKATIRQTKKDDLIMYHHGWGTGIRNYYGLWRGNSTLIESACGEGCHPDDASMVIIEAVWSALQQQS; encoded by the coding sequence ATGAAAAGACTACTGCTGCTCTTCCTCTTTCTTTCCACCCCGGTAGTCGCCGAGGACGAGCAGGTTCTGGGGCCGGACAAATGGCCCACTACCGTGCAAGCGACGGTAGCGGACATCCTGGCGTCCATGACTCCCGAGGATAAGGCGACTATTCGTCAAACCAAGAAAGACGACCTGATCATGTACCACCACGGCTGGGGCACCGGCATCCGCAACTACTACGGACTCTGGAGAGGCAACAGCACGCTCATCGAGTCCGCCTGCGGGGAAGGCTGCCACCCGGATGACGCCTCCATGGTGATCATCGAGGCGGTCTGGTCTGCCTTGCAGCAACAGAGCTGA
- a CDS encoding Crp/Fnr family transcriptional regulator, translated as MTRIPKPQQNHLLSALPDDARKRLQPHLELVEFPLGKVLYESGDAMRHVFFPIDAIVSLLYVMENGASAEISVAGNEGMIGIAVFMGGESTPSRAIVQSAGYAYRLPGQRLKDECNRHGEMLQLMLRYTQALITQMAQTAVCNRHHSIDQQLCRWLLLSLDRLSGNSLNMTQELIANMLGVRREGVTEAAGNLQRQGVIEYSRGHIRVLDRARLEALSCECYAVVRKETERLLPYLPSQDTA; from the coding sequence ATGACCCGCATACCCAAGCCCCAGCAGAACCACCTGCTGTCCGCATTGCCGGACGACGCGCGCAAGCGTCTGCAGCCCCACCTTGAGCTCGTCGAGTTCCCGCTTGGCAAGGTGCTCTACGAATCAGGCGACGCCATGCGCCATGTGTTCTTCCCCATCGACGCCATCGTTTCCCTGCTCTACGTCATGGAGAACGGCGCATCGGCAGAGATCTCGGTGGCAGGCAACGAAGGGATGATCGGTATCGCAGTGTTCATGGGCGGCGAAAGCACGCCCAGCCGCGCCATCGTGCAGAGCGCCGGCTACGCCTACCGGTTGCCGGGGCAACGTCTGAAGGACGAATGCAACCGCCATGGCGAGATGCTGCAACTGATGCTGCGCTACACCCAGGCGCTGATCACCCAGATGGCCCAGACCGCCGTCTGCAACCGCCATCACTCCATCGACCAGCAGCTGTGCCGCTGGCTGCTGCTGTCGCTGGACCGGCTGTCCGGAAACTCGCTGAACATGACCCAGGAACTGATCGCCAATATGCTCGGGGTGCGTCGCGAAGGCGTTACCGAGGCTGCTGGAAATCTGCAACGCCAGGGCGTGATCGAATACAGCCGTGGCCACATCAGGGTGCTGGACAGGGCCAGGCTCGAAGCGTTGAGCTGCGAGTGCTACGCGGTGGTGCGCAAAGAGACCGAGCGTCTCCTGCCCTACCTGCCTTCCCAGGACACTGCCTGA
- a CDS encoding DUF3509 domain-containing protein yields the protein MKPITTYLANSFPEHSVTMSARPGGSLVVCLERAGNRYLRVVAAGALTDADQLDALVKQIQLDLKLRKGGSSGWLRMATGPALSCPPTAACRCALARNRSWQGLSEGATG from the coding sequence ATGAAACCTATTACCACCTACCTCGCCAACTCCTTTCCCGAACACAGTGTGACGATGAGCGCGCGACCGGGCGGTAGCCTGGTGGTGTGCCTCGAGCGGGCGGGCAATCGCTACCTGAGAGTAGTTGCCGCCGGTGCATTGACCGATGCTGACCAGCTTGACGCCCTGGTCAAGCAGATTCAGCTGGATCTCAAGTTGAGGAAAGGGGGGAGCTCTGGCTGGCTACGGATGGCCACCGGGCCGGCATTGAGTTGCCCACCTACAGCGGCATGCCGCTGCGCCTTGGCAAGAAACCGTTCATGGCAAGGCCTCAGTGAGGGGGCGACAGGCTAG
- a CDS encoding RcnB family protein, with amino-acid sequence MFKRNAVLSVILGLALVGSAPALLADPGNGKGKHDKGGQHGNQGNQGNQGQHGQDNWQGSPSIDIGGVRIILNDNRGYWSPGPSLPPGIQKNLARGKPLPPGIARKLDGRLLGRLPHYEGYEWQQAGTDLLLVTIATGVIYEVLHDVLD; translated from the coding sequence ATGTTCAAGCGTAATGCAGTGTTATCCGTGATTCTCGGCCTTGCCCTGGTCGGCTCGGCGCCGGCGCTGCTGGCCGATCCGGGCAACGGCAAAGGCAAACACGACAAGGGCGGCCAGCACGGCAACCAGGGCAACCAGGGCAACCAGGGACAGCATGGCCAGGACAACTGGCAGGGCAGCCCCTCGATCGACATCGGCGGCGTGCGGATCATCCTCAACGACAACCGCGGCTACTGGAGCCCCGGCCCCTCGCTGCCGCCCGGCATCCAGAAGAACCTGGCGCGGGGCAAGCCGCTGCCACCGGGCATCGCCAGGAAGCTCGACGGCCGCCTGCTGGGCCGCTTGCCCCATTACGAGGGTTATGAGTGGCAGCAAGCCGGCACCGACCTGCTGCTGGTGACCATCGCCACGGGCGTGATCTACGAAGTCCTGCATGACGTGCTGGACTGA
- a CDS encoding GNAT family N-acetyltransferase, with amino-acid sequence MSPRIDITATPSEEDRAAILRPLRAHNTASAGDPQRATLALLVRDEHSDEVIGGLYGEIFYGWLYIELLAIPEQAQGQGTGSRLMVMAEEAAREKGCVGIWLDTFDFQAPDFYQKHGYTAFGEIADFPPGHTRFYFQKRLV; translated from the coding sequence ATGAGCCCCCGCATCGACATCACGGCAACCCCCAGCGAGGAAGACCGCGCGGCCATCCTCAGGCCGCTCCGGGCCCATAACACGGCCAGCGCCGGGGATCCGCAGCGCGCCACCCTGGCCCTGCTGGTGCGTGACGAGCACAGCGATGAGGTCATCGGCGGGCTCTACGGCGAGATCTTCTATGGCTGGCTGTACATCGAGCTGCTGGCCATCCCCGAACAGGCCCAGGGGCAGGGTACGGGGTCGCGGCTGATGGTCATGGCCGAAGAGGCCGCCCGCGAGAAGGGCTGCGTCGGCATCTGGCTGGACACCTTCGATTTCCAGGCGCCGGACTTCTACCAGAAGCACGGCTATACCGCGTTCGGCGAGATCGCCGATTTCCCGCCGGGGCACACGCGCTTCTACTTCCAGAAGCGCCTCGTTTGA
- a CDS encoding HIT family protein: MSLISQRVEMARNGTNDKVICRMPSGWAVMGDVQFLTGYCLLLPDPVVPSLNDLDIEARAQYLLDMARIGDAVLQATGAARMNYEILGNSEPELHCHLFPRYPTEPEEKRRMPVWFYDWKNAPPYDENVHGELRKKIAQLLQASV; this comes from the coding sequence ATGTCCCTGATTTCACAGCGCGTGGAAATGGCCCGCAACGGCACCAATGACAAGGTGATCTGCCGCATGCCATCCGGCTGGGCGGTGATGGGGGACGTGCAGTTCCTCACCGGCTATTGCCTGCTGCTGCCCGACCCGGTGGTGCCGAGCCTCAACGACCTGGATATCGAGGCCAGGGCCCAGTACCTGCTCGACATGGCCCGTATCGGCGATGCGGTGCTGCAGGCCACCGGCGCCGCGCGCATGAACTACGAGATTCTCGGCAACTCCGAGCCGGAGCTGCACTGCCACCTGTTCCCGCGCTACCCCACGGAGCCCGAAGAGAAGCGCCGCATGCCCGTGTGGTTCTACGACTGGAAGAACGCGCCGCCCTATGACGAGAACGTGCATGGCGAGCTGCGTAAAAAGATCGCACAATTGCTGCAGGCGTCTGTCTAG
- a CDS encoding phosphocholine-specific phospholipase C encodes MISKSRRSFIQLAAGTVGATVASSLLPASIQAALAIPAHRRHGNLKDVEHVVILMQENRSFDHYFGTLKGVRGFGDRMAIPLPDGQRVWHQKGSKGEILPYHFDTSTTSAQRVDGTPHTWPDAQQAWNEGRMDKWLPAKTERSLGYYKEQDIAFQFAMANAFTICDAYHCSFQGGTNPNRLFLWSGTNDPLGQHGGPVTTNDHDSNGPVEQGYTWTTYPERLQAAGISWRVYQDMADNFSDNPLIGFRQYRAAAPDSPLIVNGLSTWKLDALKRDVLANTLPQVSWIVAPAKYSEHPGPSSPIWGAEYTAWVLDALTANPEVWSKTALLVMFDENDGFFDHMAPPAAPSLNADGTLNGKTTADATLEWHTKGDTRYRNQPYGLGPRVPMYVISPWSKGGWVNSQVFDHTSVIRLLEQRFGVMEPNISPWRRAVCGDLTSAFDFSKPNDGAFPGLPDTGQADAIVASQIKLPKPKPPAVAAMPVQEMGIRRARALPYELGVHARYRAGEEALSLTFANTGKAGAVFQVFNLLDSVSAPKRYTVGAHRRLHDSFPGNASGDYHLEVHGPNGFLRVFRGNLRRDAADRKAPLPEVRIDYQPLLGRLQVQLINRGRQPLKLTIKDNVYFRGESQTVTVPPDQRREVRYSLRSSCNWYDFSVRAQGVEGFLRRFSGRMEDGRTGFSDPGMGLGSLDF; translated from the coding sequence ATGATTTCGAAAAGCAGAAGAAGCTTCATCCAGCTGGCGGCCGGCACGGTCGGCGCCACCGTTGCCAGCAGCCTGCTGCCGGCCAGCATCCAGGCGGCGCTGGCGATCCCCGCGCACCGCCGGCACGGCAACCTCAAGGACGTCGAGCATGTGGTGATCCTGATGCAGGAAAACCGCTCCTTCGACCATTACTTCGGCACCCTCAAGGGCGTGCGTGGCTTCGGCGATCGCATGGCCATTCCGCTGCCCGACGGCCAGCGCGTGTGGCACCAGAAGGGCAGCAAGGGCGAGATCCTGCCGTATCACTTCGACACCAGTACCACCAGCGCCCAGCGTGTGGACGGCACCCCGCACACCTGGCCCGACGCCCAGCAGGCCTGGAACGAAGGACGCATGGACAAGTGGCTGCCGGCCAAGACCGAGCGCTCCCTGGGCTACTACAAGGAACAGGACATCGCCTTCCAGTTCGCGATGGCCAACGCCTTCACCATCTGCGACGCCTATCACTGCTCCTTCCAGGGCGGCACCAACCCCAACCGCCTGTTCCTCTGGAGCGGCACCAACGACCCGCTCGGTCAGCACGGCGGCCCGGTGACCACCAACGACCACGACAGCAACGGCCCGGTGGAGCAGGGCTACACCTGGACCACCTACCCCGAGCGCCTGCAGGCTGCGGGCATCAGCTGGCGCGTGTACCAGGACATGGCGGACAACTTCTCCGACAACCCGCTGATCGGCTTCCGCCAGTACCGCGCGGCGGCACCGGATTCACCGCTGATCGTCAACGGCCTCAGCACCTGGAAGCTCGACGCCCTCAAGCGCGACGTGCTGGCCAACACCCTGCCGCAGGTGTCGTGGATCGTGGCGCCGGCCAAGTACTCCGAGCACCCCGGCCCGTCGAGCCCGATCTGGGGCGCCGAGTACACCGCCTGGGTGCTGGACGCGCTCACCGCCAACCCCGAGGTGTGGAGCAAGACCGCGCTGCTGGTGATGTTCGACGAGAACGACGGCTTCTTCGACCACATGGCGCCGCCGGCCGCACCCAGCCTCAACGCCGACGGCACGCTGAACGGCAAGACCACCGCCGACGCCACCCTCGAATGGCACACCAAGGGCGACACGCGCTACCGCAACCAGCCCTACGGCCTCGGCCCGCGCGTGCCCATGTACGTGATCTCGCCCTGGAGCAAGGGCGGCTGGGTCAACTCCCAGGTGTTCGACCACACCTCGGTGATCCGCCTGCTCGAACAGCGCTTCGGCGTGATGGAACCCAACATCAGCCCCTGGCGCCGCGCCGTGTGTGGCGACCTGACCTCGGCGTTCGACTTCAGCAAGCCCAACGACGGCGCCTTCCCGGGGCTGCCGGACACCGGCCAGGCCGACGCCATCGTCGCCAGCCAGATCAAGCTGCCGAAACCCAAGCCGCCGGCCGTGGCCGCCATGCCCGTGCAGGAAATGGGCATCCGCCGCGCCCGCGCGCTGCCCTATGAACTCGGCGTGCACGCCCGCTACCGCGCAGGCGAGGAAGCCCTCAGCCTCACCTTCGCCAACACCGGCAAGGCGGGTGCGGTGTTCCAGGTGTTCAACCTGCTGGACAGCGTCAGCGCGCCCAAGCGCTACACCGTCGGCGCGCACCGCCGCCTGCACGACAGCTTCCCGGGCAACGCCAGCGGCGACTACCACCTGGAAGTGCACGGCCCGAACGGCTTCCTGCGCGTGTTCCGCGGCAACCTGCGCCGCGACGCTGCAGACCGCAAGGCACCGCTGCCGGAAGTGCGTATCGACTACCAGCCGCTGCTCGGCAGGCTGCAGGTGCAACTGATCAACCGTGGCCGCCAACCGCTGAAGCTGACGATCAAGGACAACGTCTACTTCCGTGGCGAAAGCCAGACCGTCACCGTCCCGCCGGACCAGCGCAGGGAAGTGCGCTACTCGCTGCGCAGCAGCTGCAACTGGTACGACTTCAGCGTCCGCGCGCAAGGCGTGGAAGGCTTCCTGCGCCGCTTCAGCGGGCGCATGGAAGACGGCCGCACGGGCTTCAGCGACCCGGGCATGGGGCTGGGGTCGTTGGACTTCTGA
- a CDS encoding TIGR02285 family protein — protein sequence MLFAVSAANADGERLRWLINDFPPFTEVGPQMPGPGIAADMLRYLQQHMPQYHHEFEEASFARAYALMERGEPVCHSTTLKLPGREKAMLFSRPVFFLSAQKVLVREDRIPQVAPYVDGAGRVDVRRLLADTQLVTAVSERRGYSPKINAALREVGYPPQLLKAGVNFGAPLQQLPAGWIDYLFAYPLEVGWYQRQHPEMAGTALRQLAVAGDPPYTLGYIACVRSEWGERVIRDIDAQLVKAGPRPPWIDMLIDYLPLEERQSYEQALVEHKPFAQP from the coding sequence TTGTTGTTCGCCGTAAGCGCCGCCAATGCCGATGGGGAGCGCCTGCGCTGGTTGATCAACGATTTCCCTCCATTTACCGAGGTGGGGCCGCAGATGCCCGGCCCGGGCATCGCCGCCGACATGCTGCGCTACCTGCAGCAGCACATGCCGCAATACCACCATGAATTCGAGGAAGCCAGCTTCGCGCGTGCCTATGCGCTGATGGAGCGTGGCGAGCCGGTGTGCCACTCCACCACGCTCAAGTTGCCCGGGCGCGAGAAGGCCATGCTGTTTAGCCGTCCGGTGTTCTTCCTGTCGGCCCAGAAAGTGCTGGTCCGCGAGGACCGCATCCCCCAGGTGGCCCCTTACGTCGATGGCGCGGGGCGGGTGGATGTGCGCCGGTTGCTCGCCGATACCCAGCTGGTTACCGCCGTCAGCGAGCGGCGTGGGTATTCCCCGAAGATCAACGCCGCGCTGCGCGAGGTGGGCTACCCGCCGCAGTTGCTCAAGGCCGGCGTCAACTTCGGGGCGCCGCTGCAGCAGTTGCCGGCTGGCTGGATCGACTACCTGTTCGCCTACCCGCTGGAGGTGGGCTGGTACCAGCGGCAGCACCCGGAAATGGCCGGTACCGCGCTGCGGCAGCTGGCGGTGGCGGGTGACCCGCCCTACACGCTTGGCTACATCGCCTGCGTGCGCAGCGAGTGGGGCGAGCGGGTGATCCGCGACATCGATGCGCAGCTGGTCAAGGCCGGGCCACGCCCCCCCTGGATAGACATGTTGATCGACTATCTCCCCCTAGAAGAGCGCCAGAGTTATGAGCAAGCTCTCGTTGAACACAAGCCTTTCGCGCAACCCTGA
- a CDS encoding sensor domain-containing diguanylate cyclase, translating into MLAWVLLISAINAVLATSVQLYLDYRRDLADLEEHLNFVRDSHLQGLAAAAWNFDRPLVEAQLKGLVGSPWVAAAELRYGRTDEQRLAIGESLDGKEGVKAFPLEYDLGPRTVVVGQLRVLPNLALVYQRTLDRGLIVVLTQGVKAFVFSIALLWLFHWLVTRRLTRLSTLLSGFSPGTAGLLPLVTEEDRRANDELSVLAGTLEDAQTRLDAYQRQEIALREALEDEVARRTLHLDQALLEQQAIFDNSLTGIAFIRQRVILRCNASFEQMFGYGPRELTGKSTRVIFTSDKAFEQEASFFMPVLLRGGTYVGDCELLRKDGRTRWFTLQFKLLDVDDPEQGAVLTLHDITVRRDAEQALERLARLDGLTGIANRRTLDEALRVACRKASRDRSPLSVALLDVDFFKPFNDHYGHAAGDTALCSVADVLQSAMRRPYDLAARYGGEEFAILLPACEDPAPLLEQLRQAVVALAIPHGHSQASTVVSVSIGAVSVSGTDRCEPGDLLATADAMLYRAKEEGRNRVVCQLMPAEAA; encoded by the coding sequence ATGCTGGCCTGGGTGCTGCTGATCAGTGCAATCAACGCGGTACTGGCGACGTCCGTGCAGCTGTATCTCGACTATCGACGTGACCTGGCGGACCTCGAAGAGCACCTGAACTTCGTCCGCGACAGCCATCTGCAAGGGCTCGCGGCGGCCGCCTGGAACTTCGACCGCCCCCTGGTGGAGGCGCAGCTCAAGGGGCTGGTGGGCTCGCCCTGGGTGGCTGCCGCAGAGCTGCGCTACGGGCGCACCGATGAGCAGCGCCTGGCCATTGGCGAAAGCCTCGACGGCAAGGAGGGCGTGAAGGCGTTCCCCCTGGAGTACGACCTGGGCCCACGCACAGTGGTAGTCGGCCAACTACGGGTGCTGCCCAACCTGGCCCTGGTCTACCAGCGGACCCTGGATCGCGGGCTGATCGTCGTCCTCACCCAGGGGGTGAAGGCGTTCGTGTTCTCCATCGCATTGCTGTGGCTGTTCCACTGGCTGGTGACGCGCCGGCTGACCCGCCTCAGCACCTTGTTGAGTGGCTTCAGCCCAGGGACGGCGGGCCTGCTGCCGCTGGTGACGGAGGAAGACCGGCGCGCGAACGACGAGCTCAGCGTGCTGGCCGGCACCCTGGAGGATGCGCAGACGCGGCTGGATGCGTACCAGCGCCAGGAAATCGCCCTGCGTGAGGCCTTGGAAGACGAGGTGGCGCGCCGCACCCTGCACCTGGACCAGGCGCTGCTGGAGCAGCAGGCGATCTTCGACAACTCCCTCACCGGTATCGCCTTCATCCGCCAGCGCGTGATCCTGCGTTGCAACGCCAGCTTCGAGCAGATGTTCGGCTACGGCCCCCGTGAGCTGACGGGCAAGTCGACGCGGGTGATCTTCACCAGCGACAAGGCCTTCGAGCAGGAGGCGTCCTTCTTCATGCCGGTGCTGCTGCGCGGCGGCACCTACGTCGGCGATTGCGAGCTGCTGCGCAAGGATGGGCGCACCCGCTGGTTCACCCTGCAGTTCAAGCTGCTGGATGTGGACGATCCCGAGCAGGGCGCGGTGCTGACGCTGCACGACATCACGGTGCGGCGTGACGCCGAGCAGGCCCTGGAGCGGCTGGCCCGGCTCGACGGCCTGACCGGCATCGCCAATCGGCGCACCCTCGACGAAGCGCTGCGGGTGGCCTGCCGCAAGGCCAGCAGGGACAGGAGCCCCTTGAGCGTCGCACTGCTGGATGTCGACTTCTTCAAGCCGTTCAACGACCACTACGGGCATGCGGCCGGCGACACGGCCTTGTGCTCGGTGGCGGATGTGCTGCAGAGCGCCATGCGCCGCCCCTATGACCTGGCGGCGCGTTATGGCGGCGAGGAGTTCGCGATCCTGCTGCCGGCCTGCGAAGACCCCGCGCCCCTGCTGGAGCAGTTGCGCCAGGCGGTGGTGGCCCTGGCCATTCCCCACGGCCACTCCCAGGCCAGCACGGTGGTTTCGGTGAGCATCGGTGCGGTCAGCGTCAGTGGCACCGACCGCTGCGAACCGGGGGACCTGCTCGCGACGGCCGACGCCATGCTCTACAGGGCGAAGGAGGAGGGGCGCAACCGGGTGGTCTGCCAGCTTATGCCGGCAGAGGCGGCGTAG
- a CDS encoding MCP four helix bundle domain-containing protein, producing MSIRNLRVATRINVGFAALVMLLVAMGAGSLRQMQGMHGSSGEVEGNWLPSIIAISHLDQATWQIRASTLRALASFDTTTAAELDNEKSELARAGDTYRGYISSPEEQPLHNRFDADLRNYLSIQNPIIEHLSANQLADAEQLINQKLNEQGHLMNTDLAALTKLNEDGAKNAAPASSSAYQRANLLVGFILAGAVLMALVLSRSIVRPLSRAVQVASAAEQQAAVAREVDRSLVNMRDVSRLAVELNAVVTSFRL from the coding sequence ATGTCCATCCGCAATCTGCGTGTCGCCACCCGCATCAACGTGGGTTTCGCCGCTCTGGTAATGCTGCTGGTGGCCATGGGCGCTGGGTCGCTGCGGCAGATGCAGGGCATGCACGGCAGTTCAGGGGAGGTCGAGGGAAACTGGCTTCCCAGCATCATCGCCATCAGCCACCTCGACCAGGCCACCTGGCAGATACGCGCTTCGACACTTCGGGCGCTGGCGTCCTTCGACACCACTACGGCGGCAGAACTGGACAATGAAAAGTCCGAACTTGCACGCGCCGGCGACACCTATCGAGGTTATATATCCAGCCCCGAAGAGCAGCCCCTGCACAACAGGTTCGACGCGGACCTGAGAAACTACCTCAGCATTCAAAACCCAATCATCGAGCACCTGTCCGCCAACCAACTTGCCGACGCCGAACAACTCATCAACCAGAAGTTGAATGAACAAGGCCACTTAATGAACACGGACTTGGCCGCGCTGACGAAGTTGAATGAGGACGGCGCCAAAAATGCGGCACCGGCCAGTTCATCCGCTTACCAGCGGGCCAATCTACTGGTGGGCTTCATCCTCGCCGGCGCGGTGCTGATGGCGCTGGTGCTGTCCCGCAGCATCGTCCGCCCCCTGTCCCGGGCCGTGCAGGTCGCCAGTGCGGCGGAACAGCAGGCGGCCGTCGCCCGGGAAGTCGACCGCAGCCTGGTGAACATGCGTGACGTGTCGCGCCTGGCGGTGGAGCTCAATGCCGTGGTCACCTCGTTCCGGCTCTAG